One stretch of Cervus canadensis isolate Bull #8, Minnesota chromosome 5, ASM1932006v1, whole genome shotgun sequence DNA includes these proteins:
- the LOC122442674 gene encoding olfactory receptor 1L8-like, with product MERLNQTSSVSEFILLGLSSRPEDQKPLFILFLIMYLITITGNVLIILAIRSDPQLHTPMYVFLSVLSFIDIWYTTTIVPRMLVNFLSEKKTISYAGCLTQMYFFCALGNTDNCLLAAMAYDRYVAICDPFHYITIMSRHTCVLLVAISCSLPHFHSLLHVLLLNQLTFCNSNVVHHFLCDINPLLKLSCSSIFVNDLTIKTEGLVFWVTPFLCIVFSYVRILIAVLRIPSAAGKRKAFSTCGSHFTVVILFYGSIFYVYLQPLSSYIVRDRVATLVYTVLSSMLNPFIYSLRNKDMKKGLGKLMGRRKS from the coding sequence ATGGAAAGACTCAACCAAACCAGCAGTGTCTCTGAGTTCATCCTCCTGGGACTCTCCTCCCGGCCTGAGGATCAGAAGCCACTCTTCATCCTCTTCCTCATCATGTACCTGATCACCATAACAGGGAATGTGCTCATCATCCTGGCCATCCGCTCTGACCCCCAACTGCACACCCCCATGTATGTCTTCTTGAGTGTCCTGTCTTTCATTGACATTTGGTATACAACAACCATTGTCCCCAGGATGCTGGTGAACTTCTTGTCGGAGAAGAAGACCATCTCCTATGCTGGATGTCTGACCCAGATGTATTTTTTCTGTGCTTTGGGCAACACTGATAATTGTCTTCTGGCagccatggcctatgaccgctatgtggccatctgtgaTCCCTTCCACTATATCACCATCATGAGCCGCCACACCTGTGTCCTGCTGGTGGCCATCTCCTGCTCATTGCCTCACTTTCACTCACTCCTACACGTACTTCTGCTGAATCAGCTCACCTTCTGCAACTCCAATGTTGTCCACCACTTCCTCTGTGACATCAACCCTCTGCTGAAATTGTCCTGCTCCTCCATATTTGTCAATGATCTCACAATAAAGACAGAAGGACTGGTGTTTTGGGTGACCCCCTTCCTGTGCATTGTTTTCTCATATGTGCGAATCCTCATAGCAGTTCTCAGGATCCCCTCAGCTGCTGGGAAACgcaaagccttctccacctgtggttCCCACTTTACTGTGGTGATCCTGTTTTATGGAAGCATCTTCTATGTCTATTTACAGCCCTTGTCCAGCTACATTGTTCGGGACCGAGTGGCGACACTTGTCTACACGGTTCTGTCCTCCATGCTCAACCCTTTCATTTACAGTCTGAGAAACAAAGACATGAAGAAGGGCCTGGGAAAGCTGATGGGCAGGAGGAAATCCTAG